One part of the Humulus lupulus chromosome 9, drHumLupu1.1, whole genome shotgun sequence genome encodes these proteins:
- the LOC133800196 gene encoding uncharacterized mitochondrial protein AtMg00820-like has product MRSKAGIVKPRVFFSVTASTPCEPSFSEANKDPKWQAAMHAEFTALQDQNTWTLVPLPHCFRVVGCKWVYRIKICLDGTVDRYKARLVAKGFHQIVGLDYHETLSPVIKPTTIRLILSVAVSLRWHQIDI; this is encoded by the coding sequence ATGAGATCTAAAGCTGGTATTGTTAAACCTCGCGTGTTCTTTAGTGTGACTGCAAGTACCCCATGTGAGCCGTCCTTCTCTGAGGCCAACAAGGACCCTAAATGGCAGGCTGCTATGCATGCTGAGTTCACTGCTTTACAAGACCAGAACACTTGGACCCTTGTTCCTCTTCCACATTGTTTTCGTGTCGTGGGTTGTAAATGGGTCTACCGTATCAAAATTTGTCTCGATGGTACTGTGGACAGGTATAAGGCCCGTCTTGTGGCCAAGGGATTTCATCAGATAGTCGGCTTGGATTATCATGAGACCTTGAGTCCCGTTATCAAGCCTACCACCATTCGTCTCATCCTAAGTGTGGCTGTCTCTCTTCGCTGGCATCAAATTGACATTTAG